The Blastomonas sp. SL216 DNA window GCGCTGTCGCCACCACCGCGGCGGCAACCATCATCACCCGCCCGCGCCGCTCGGCCAGGGTGAGCAGCGCGATACCTGCGGCAAGGTGCGGCTTGATCACCATCAGCCCCAGCGGCAGGCCCGCGCCGGGCTTGCGCGCCAGAAACGCAGTGAGGAACCAGCCGGTCAGCGCGCCGGTGAGAAATCCGTTCTGTCCGGTCATCACGCCCAGCGCCAGCACGGGCGCCATCGCCAGCAGCACGCCGGGCAGATGATCGCCCGCAATCCGACGCAGCATCAGCACAAAGCCCGTCAGCGTCAGCCCGGTAAACAGCGCATAGCCCAGCCCCAGCGGCAGCGCGGCCAGCCCCGCGACGAACAGGGTGAAGGGTGGCGGATAGGTCCAGGGCATGAACGCCGTGGTGCCCGTCATCCGCTGCTGCGCGGCCTCCATCGTCGCCATGCGATAGGCGTCACCCGCATGGCCTTCCAGCGCCAGGCTGCCTGCGACATGAAAGGCATGGAAATCGACGAACACGCCGCCGCCGCTCTGGCTGGCGCGGTGATAGGAGATCGCCGCCAGGGTCAGCAGCATGGCCAGCGCGGTCAGCACGGCCCTGGTCACCACAGGGCTGGTGGCGAAAATGCAGGGCAGGCGCTGGAACATGCGCGCAAACATGCCGCATCCGCGCTGCGATTTGGTTAACGCAAGCCTAGCGGATGCAAGCGGCTACTGCCCGCCTTGCAGACAACACGCGCCTTACAGATAATATTTGATCTTCACCCGCTGGCTGGTGCCGCTGCCCTGCGCGACGAACACCACCTGCGAAAAGCGCGGCGGGCCGAAGCTGAAGCTGGGGTTGCGCGAAAAGCCGATGCCTTCCTTGGGAATGCCGGCAAAAGTATCGAGCTTGTTGTTGCCGTTTTCGTCATGGACGATGGCGAGCGCATATTGCCCGGCGGGCAGGTTGTCGAACCGCGCCATGCCGTCCTTGGCGCGTGCGGTCAGGCGATAGGCACTCTTGTCCTTGTCGCAATCGGGAAAGCTCTTTTCATTGGCGGTCAGGCACAGCTGCAACAGGCCCTTGGTCGAACGCAACTGGTCGACCGTGATCTCCACATTGCTCAGCGGCGCGGCACCCGGCAACAGGCTGAGCGCCATGAAACCGATTGCGCAGGTCGAGAAAAGCTTACCCATTCCCCATCTCCGGATCAGACCGAGCGAGTGGCATCGCCCATCGACGCTGCCTCGCGCGGACGCGACTGTTTTTCCTGAAAGGCCCCCAGCCCTTTGTCCGTCCCGCATAGCCTGTCCCAGAAGCGGAAATAAAGTCCATAATTGCAAGTGTAGCGCGCATGATGGAGCTGGTGGTGGCTGGCGGTTATCAGCCCCTTGCCTAACCGGCCCTGAACAAGCCAGCGCGGAAACAGCTCCCAGCCCATATGGTTGGTCACCCCCATCAGCGTCATGGTGAACAGCACCAGACCCAGCATCGCGGCATGGATGGGGATGAGGAACACCAGCGCCGGGATCACCACCGCGCCGGTCAGCGCCTCGATCGGGTGGAAGCTCATCGCCGCCCAGGCTGTCGGCGGGCGGCTGTCGTGATGCACCGCATGCGCGATGCGGAACCATTTGGGCACGTGCATCCAGCGGTGCGTCCAGTAGAACCAGGTATCGTGCGCAAACAGATAGAGCAGCACCGATAGCGGCAGATACCAGAGCGGATAGGCGGCCCAATCGGTATAAATCTGCGTCCAGCCGCGGTTCTGCCAGCCCCAGGCGACGATGCCGGTGGGGATGCCATAGATCGCCGCGCTGTACAGCGACCAGCGGATCTCCCTGCCGATCTGCGGCTTCAGCCCGGCATAGAGGCCCGGCCGCACCTTTTGCGTCAGCCAGGCGAACAGCCCGCTGGTGATCAGATACCGCACGCCGACGATCAATGTCATCGCCAGCGCAGACACCAGGATATGCGAGGAACCGAGCATTCCACCGCTGTAGCGTGCTTGGGCCACGCTGCAAAGCGCCGCTTCCGCCCGTCCATCGCACCGCCCGCTGCGGCAGATTGGGTTTGTCGTGATTTCCGAGCCGTGAAATGTTCCATTTCGCTCGAAATCACTCTAGGGCGGTAGGAACATGAAATCCCCGCGCAATATTTCCAGCAAGACGCTCAAGTGCGATGTCGCGATTCTCGGCGGTGGCCTGGCCGGCGGTCTGATCGCGCTCGCGCTGCGCCGCAAGCGGCCCGAACTCGACGTGCTGCTGATCGAGGAAAGCGCGACGCTGGGCGGCAACCATATCTGGTCGTTCTTCGGACCCGATGTCGCAGGCGAGCACCGCTGGCTCGTCGCGCCGCTCGTCTGCCATGGCTGGCGCGGTTATGATGTAAAATTCCCGGGGCACGAGCGCGGCCTTGAGGAAAGCTATTATTCGATCCTGTCCGACCGGTTCGACGCCTATCTGCGCGAGGCCTTGCCCGCGCATCATATCGTCACCGGCGTGCGCGCACTGGCGGCGAGCCAGACCAATGTGGTGCTGGAAAATGGCGCCCGGATCGAGGCTGGGGGCGTGATCGACGCGCGCGGCGGCGGCAATGTGCGCCATCTGCGCTGCGGCTGGCAGAAGTTCATGGGGCAGATGCTGCACCTCAGCGAACCGCACGGCCTGACCCGGCCGATCGTGATGGACGCGACGGTCGAGCAGATGGACGGCTATCGCTTCGTCTATTGCCTGCCGGTGAGCCCGATGGAGATCTTCGTCGAGGACACCTATTACAGCGACACCTCGGACCTCGACACCCAGGCGCTGTCTGCGCGGATCAGCGCCTATGCCGAGGCCAAGGGCTGGCAGGTCGAGCGGGTGAGCCGCACCGAAACCGGCGCGCTGCCGGTGGTCTATGGCGGAGATTTCGGCGGCTATTGGCAATCGACCGGCGGCGATGTCGCCAAGGCGGGCACGCGCGCCGCACTCTTCCACGGCCTGACCGGATATTCGCTGCCCGATGCGGTGCGCCTGGCTGCGCATATTGCCGAAATGCCAGATCTGTCGGGCGCGGCGCTGGCCGAGATGAGCCGCAAGACCAGCCTGGACCATTGGCAGGCGGACGGCTTCTACCGGATGCTCACCAAGATGCTGTTCAAGGCTGCCGGGCCCGAAGAGCGGTACCGTGTGCTCGAACGCTTCTATACCCTGCCCGATGGACTGATTGCCCGTTTCTATTCCGGCAAATCGACGCTGATGGACAAGGCCCGCGTCCTGGCCGGCCGTCCCCCGGTGCCGATCTGGCGCGCGATCCGGGGATTGCTGAGCTAAGCCCCGCTGCCGGTGCATCCGAAACCGATGCATGTGACGCAGCGGAACCGACCGACCGGCGGGGCCGCACCGGCGATCATGTTTCCGCAACACTGACAGGGAAATTGGAGGCCCGAGCCGGAATCGAACCGGCGTGCAAGGATTTGCAGTCCTCTGCGTCACCACTCCGCCATCGGGCCACCGGTGGGGAAGGAGGGCGCATTGTGCCGGATCGGGTGGAAAGTCAAGATGCAAGAATGACATCCCGGCTCAGTTGTCATCTCCGCCCGGTGAATGATGCTGCCATATTGACGCAAATGCTGTATTGCCATGATAATACAGCCGTGCCATAACCTGCCATGCAGTGATGTCGATTGCATTTTGCAACCGGAGAGCTATCAAAGCGGGGCGTGATGTTCCGTTAGGGCTTGCATCGCTGTCCGCATATTCTAGGGCGCTTGGACATGACCGATACACAGACTCTTGCTCCGACCGATTTCGCCGCTGCCCGCAGGCACATGATCGAAAGCCAGCTGCGTCCCAGCGATGTCAGCGACCCCGTGGTGATTGCCGCCATGGCCGTGACCGCACGCGAGGATTTTGTCCCCGCCAGTCATCGTGCCCTTGCCTATATCGATCGCGCGGTATCGCTGGGCGGTGGACGCGTGCTCAACCCGGCGCTGTCGACCGGCCTGCTGCTGACCCGCGCCGAATTGTCCAGCGACGACAAGGTGCTGCTGATCGGATCGGGCACCGGCTATATGGCCAGCTTGCTCGCCGGAGTGGTGGCGCATGTGGTCGCCATCGAACAGGATCGTGCCTTGGTCGAACAGGCCAAAGCTCAGCTTGACGGCCTCGCCAATGTCGAAACCGTCGAATCGGCGCTGGCGGAAGGCCATGCTGCGCGCGCGCCCTACAGCCTCATCATCATCGATGGAGCGGTGGAGCAGGTGCCCGAAGGCATCGTGGCGCAGCTGGCCGATGGCGGACGGCTGCTGACCGGCTTGGACGAGGCAGGCGTCTCGCGGCTCGCCATCGGACGCCGCCAGGGTGGCGCGTTCGCGCTGGTGCCCTTTGCCGATACCGACATCGCACCGCTTGCGGCCTTTGCCCGGCCAAAAAGCTATACCTTCTGAAGCAGGGACCACGGCTGTGGCACCGGCGGTGGACGACAAGAGAACCGGATTGATGAAGACTTCGCTTTGGATGGCCGGTTGTGGTGCGGCGCTGGTACTGGGGAGCACACCGCTGCACGCAGAAACGCTGCGTGACGCGCTGATTGCCGCATATCAGACCAACCCCACGCTCAACGCCGCGCGCGCGCAGCAGCGCGCAACCGATGAAGGCGTGCCGATCGCGCTGGCCGATGGCCGGCCCAACTCGCAGGTCCA harbors:
- a CDS encoding glycosyltransferase family 87 protein, which gives rise to MFARMFQRLPCIFATSPVVTRAVLTALAMLLTLAAISYHRASQSGGGVFVDFHAFHVAGSLALEGHAGDAYRMATMEAAQQRMTGTTAFMPWTYPPPFTLFVAGLAALPLGLGYALFTGLTLTGFVLMLRRIAGDHLPGVLLAMAPVLALGVMTGQNGFLTGALTGWFLTAFLARKPGAGLPLGLMVIKPHLAAGIALLTLAERRGRVMMVAAAVVATALIVPTLVFGPAIWTAFADGVGESGVFLAEGRYPMFRMTSLYAFALSLGLPAGAALVGQALGACAAISLLLLAWRNRLSPHRLAAFACAASLFVSPYAYDYDLCLLGLAIAFILPDLLARTRAWEQAALLALCWAATGYGLAASYLRDGSAVRVDDQPVSLMAPLLLILIGWSIAVLRRQDRVPDAEPPQHLGEEMVGCSYTK
- a CDS encoding DUF2141 domain-containing protein; amino-acid sequence: MGKLFSTCAIGFMALSLLPGAAPLSNVEITVDQLRSTKGLLQLCLTANEKSFPDCDKDKSAYRLTARAKDGMARFDNLPAGQYALAIVHDENGNNKLDTFAGIPKEGIGFSRNPSFSFGPPRFSQVVFVAQGSGTSQRVKIKYYL
- a CDS encoding sterol desaturase family protein → MLGSSHILVSALAMTLIVGVRYLITSGLFAWLTQKVRPGLYAGLKPQIGREIRWSLYSAAIYGIPTGIVAWGWQNRGWTQIYTDWAAYPLWYLPLSVLLYLFAHDTWFYWTHRWMHVPKWFRIAHAVHHDSRPPTAWAAMSFHPIEALTGAVVIPALVFLIPIHAAMLGLVLFTMTLMGVTNHMGWELFPRWLVQGRLGKGLITASHHQLHHARYTCNYGLYFRFWDRLCGTDKGLGAFQEKQSRPREAASMGDATRSV
- the crtY gene encoding lycopene beta-cyclase CrtY — its product is MKSPRNISSKTLKCDVAILGGGLAGGLIALALRRKRPELDVLLIEESATLGGNHIWSFFGPDVAGEHRWLVAPLVCHGWRGYDVKFPGHERGLEESYYSILSDRFDAYLREALPAHHIVTGVRALAASQTNVVLENGARIEAGGVIDARGGGNVRHLRCGWQKFMGQMLHLSEPHGLTRPIVMDATVEQMDGYRFVYCLPVSPMEIFVEDTYYSDTSDLDTQALSARISAYAEAKGWQVERVSRTETGALPVVYGGDFGGYWQSTGGDVAKAGTRAALFHGLTGYSLPDAVRLAAHIAEMPDLSGAALAEMSRKTSLDHWQADGFYRMLTKMLFKAAGPEERYRVLERFYTLPDGLIARFYSGKSTLMDKARVLAGRPPVPIWRAIRGLLS
- a CDS encoding protein-L-isoaspartate O-methyltransferase; this translates as MTDTQTLAPTDFAAARRHMIESQLRPSDVSDPVVIAAMAVTAREDFVPASHRALAYIDRAVSLGGGRVLNPALSTGLLLTRAELSSDDKVLLIGSGTGYMASLLAGVVAHVVAIEQDRALVEQAKAQLDGLANVETVESALAEGHAARAPYSLIIIDGAVEQVPEGIVAQLADGGRLLTGLDEAGVSRLAIGRRQGGAFALVPFADTDIAPLAAFARPKSYTF